The following are encoded in a window of Platichthys flesus chromosome 19, fPlaFle2.1, whole genome shotgun sequence genomic DNA:
- the rnf34b gene encoding E3 ubiquitin-protein ligase RNF34 isoform X1, giving the protein MKAGASSMWASCCGLLNEVMGTGTVRAQQPGFGAGAGPFRFAPSAGYSTYPPTSSGSAGQLCKACGLAFTVFRRKHICCDCKKSYCALCSVLQENLRCCTTCHLLRGTAFQRPRLMQLRVKDLRTYLLLRNIPTDTCREKEDLVDLVMCHQGSREPQSAVLEVEEDEEEEDEEDEEEEEEEEEEDTHEEEEDEGGDDTDSLHSLPHSHAASPRSATRSASEQSVLSASLGDVLSPSDSSGTTSQEHEDTPTASLLNLEPTENIVEVSPATQRRIRASLSDLDTEEAIENLSVRQLKEILARNFVNYSGCCEKWELLERVHRLYRENELNRKSMENVSITTVVAYPPPLCNSGVGDGVKAQLTADENLCRICMDAIIDCVLLECGHMVTCTKCGKRMSECPICRQYVVRAVHVFKS; this is encoded by the exons ATGAAG GCCGGGGCATCGTCCATGTGGGCGTCATGCTGCGGGCTGCTGAACGAGGTGATGGGCACGGGCACGGTGCGGGCGCAGCAGCCCGGGTTCGGAGCGGGCGCCGGGCCCTTCCGCTTTGCCCCCAGCGCCGGATACTCCACCTACCCGCCCACCAGCTCAGGGAGCGCCGGCCAGCTGTGCAAGGCCTGCGGACTGGCCTTCACCGTCTTCAGACGCAAG cACATCTGCTGCGACTGTAAGAAGAGTTACTGCGCCCTGTGCTCGGTGCTGCAGGAGAACCTGCGCTGCTGCACAACCTGCCACCTGCTGCGCGGCACGGCCTTCCAGCGGCCCCGGCTCATGCAGCTCCGGGTCAAAGACCTGCGCACGTACCTGCTGCTGCGCAACATCCCCACGGACACGTGTCGGGAGAAGGAGGACCTGGTGGACCTGGTGATGTGTCATCAGGGGTCGAGGGAGCCCCAGAGTGCGGTGCTGGAGgtggaagaggacgaggaggaagaggatgaggaggacgaggaggaggaggaagaagaggaggaggaggacacacacgaggaggaggaagacgaaggGGGAGATGACACAGACAGTCTGCACTCGCTCCCCCACTCGCACGCCGCCTCGCCCCGCTCCGCCACACGCTCCGCCTCGGAACAGTCAGTCCTCTCCGCCTCTCTGGGAGATGTGCTCAGCCCGAGTGACAGCTCAGGGACCACCAGCCAG GAGCATGAGGATACTCCAACGGCGTCCCTCTTGAACCTGGAGCCCACAGAAAATATCGTAGAG GTCAGTCCGGCcacacagaggaggatcagGGCTTCCCTGTCTGATCTGGACACCGAGGAGGCGATAGAGAACCTCTCCGTCCGCCAGCTCAAAGAGATTCTCGCCAGGAACTTCGTCAATTACTCCGGCTGCTGCGAGAAGTGGGAGCTGCTGGAGCGAGTGCACCGGCTCTACAGAGAAAACGAGCTGAACAGGAAATCGA TGGAAAATGTGAGCATAACTACAG TGGTTGCAtatcctccacctctctgcaACAGTGGTGTTGGAG ACGGTGTCAAAGCTCAGCTGACTGCCGACGAAAACCTGTGTCGCATCTGCATGGACGCCATCATAGACTGCGTGCTGCTGGAGTGCGGCCACATGGTCACCTGCACCAAATGTGGAAAGCGGATGAGCGAGTGCCCCATCTGCAGGCAGTACGTGGTGCGGGCCGTGCACGTCTTCAAGTCCTAA
- the rnf34b gene encoding E3 ubiquitin-protein ligase RNF34 isoform X2, whose translation MWASCCGLLNEVMGTGTVRAQQPGFGAGAGPFRFAPSAGYSTYPPTSSGSAGQLCKACGLAFTVFRRKHICCDCKKSYCALCSVLQENLRCCTTCHLLRGTAFQRPRLMQLRVKDLRTYLLLRNIPTDTCREKEDLVDLVMCHQGSREPQSAVLEVEEDEEEEDEEDEEEEEEEEEEDTHEEEEDEGGDDTDSLHSLPHSHAASPRSATRSASEQSVLSASLGDVLSPSDSSGTTSQEHEDTPTASLLNLEPTENIVEVSPATQRRIRASLSDLDTEEAIENLSVRQLKEILARNFVNYSGCCEKWELLERVHRLYRENELNRKSMENVSITTVVAYPPPLCNSGVGDGVKAQLTADENLCRICMDAIIDCVLLECGHMVTCTKCGKRMSECPICRQYVVRAVHVFKS comes from the exons ATGTGGGCGTCATGCTGCGGGCTGCTGAACGAGGTGATGGGCACGGGCACGGTGCGGGCGCAGCAGCCCGGGTTCGGAGCGGGCGCCGGGCCCTTCCGCTTTGCCCCCAGCGCCGGATACTCCACCTACCCGCCCACCAGCTCAGGGAGCGCCGGCCAGCTGTGCAAGGCCTGCGGACTGGCCTTCACCGTCTTCAGACGCAAG cACATCTGCTGCGACTGTAAGAAGAGTTACTGCGCCCTGTGCTCGGTGCTGCAGGAGAACCTGCGCTGCTGCACAACCTGCCACCTGCTGCGCGGCACGGCCTTCCAGCGGCCCCGGCTCATGCAGCTCCGGGTCAAAGACCTGCGCACGTACCTGCTGCTGCGCAACATCCCCACGGACACGTGTCGGGAGAAGGAGGACCTGGTGGACCTGGTGATGTGTCATCAGGGGTCGAGGGAGCCCCAGAGTGCGGTGCTGGAGgtggaagaggacgaggaggaagaggatgaggaggacgaggaggaggaggaagaagaggaggaggaggacacacacgaggaggaggaagacgaaggGGGAGATGACACAGACAGTCTGCACTCGCTCCCCCACTCGCACGCCGCCTCGCCCCGCTCCGCCACACGCTCCGCCTCGGAACAGTCAGTCCTCTCCGCCTCTCTGGGAGATGTGCTCAGCCCGAGTGACAGCTCAGGGACCACCAGCCAG GAGCATGAGGATACTCCAACGGCGTCCCTCTTGAACCTGGAGCCCACAGAAAATATCGTAGAG GTCAGTCCGGCcacacagaggaggatcagGGCTTCCCTGTCTGATCTGGACACCGAGGAGGCGATAGAGAACCTCTCCGTCCGCCAGCTCAAAGAGATTCTCGCCAGGAACTTCGTCAATTACTCCGGCTGCTGCGAGAAGTGGGAGCTGCTGGAGCGAGTGCACCGGCTCTACAGAGAAAACGAGCTGAACAGGAAATCGA TGGAAAATGTGAGCATAACTACAG TGGTTGCAtatcctccacctctctgcaACAGTGGTGTTGGAG ACGGTGTCAAAGCTCAGCTGACTGCCGACGAAAACCTGTGTCGCATCTGCATGGACGCCATCATAGACTGCGTGCTGCTGGAGTGCGGCCACATGGTCACCTGCACCAAATGTGGAAAGCGGATGAGCGAGTGCCCCATCTGCAGGCAGTACGTGGTGCGGGCCGTGCACGTCTTCAAGTCCTAA
- the rnf34b gene encoding E3 ubiquitin-protein ligase RNF34 isoform X3, whose protein sequence is MKAGASSMWASCCGLLNEVMGTGTVRAQQPGFGAGAGPFRFAPSAGYSTYPPTSSGSAGQLCKACGLAFTVFRRKHICCDCKKSYCALCSVLQENLRCCTTCHLLRGTAFQRPRLMQLRVKDLRTYLLLRNIPTDTCREKEDLVDLVMCHQGSREPQSAVLEVEEDEEEEDEEDEEEEEEEEEEDTHEEEEDEGGDDTDSLHSLPHSHAASPRSATRSASEQSVLSASLGDVLSPSDSSGTTSQEHEDTPTASLLNLEPTENIVEVSPATQRRIRASLSDLDTEEAIENLSVRQLKEILARNFVNYSGCCEKWELLERVHRLYRENELNRKSMENVSITTDGVKAQLTADENLCRICMDAIIDCVLLECGHMVTCTKCGKRMSECPICRQYVVRAVHVFKS, encoded by the exons ATGAAG GCCGGGGCATCGTCCATGTGGGCGTCATGCTGCGGGCTGCTGAACGAGGTGATGGGCACGGGCACGGTGCGGGCGCAGCAGCCCGGGTTCGGAGCGGGCGCCGGGCCCTTCCGCTTTGCCCCCAGCGCCGGATACTCCACCTACCCGCCCACCAGCTCAGGGAGCGCCGGCCAGCTGTGCAAGGCCTGCGGACTGGCCTTCACCGTCTTCAGACGCAAG cACATCTGCTGCGACTGTAAGAAGAGTTACTGCGCCCTGTGCTCGGTGCTGCAGGAGAACCTGCGCTGCTGCACAACCTGCCACCTGCTGCGCGGCACGGCCTTCCAGCGGCCCCGGCTCATGCAGCTCCGGGTCAAAGACCTGCGCACGTACCTGCTGCTGCGCAACATCCCCACGGACACGTGTCGGGAGAAGGAGGACCTGGTGGACCTGGTGATGTGTCATCAGGGGTCGAGGGAGCCCCAGAGTGCGGTGCTGGAGgtggaagaggacgaggaggaagaggatgaggaggacgaggaggaggaggaagaagaggaggaggaggacacacacgaggaggaggaagacgaaggGGGAGATGACACAGACAGTCTGCACTCGCTCCCCCACTCGCACGCCGCCTCGCCCCGCTCCGCCACACGCTCCGCCTCGGAACAGTCAGTCCTCTCCGCCTCTCTGGGAGATGTGCTCAGCCCGAGTGACAGCTCAGGGACCACCAGCCAG GAGCATGAGGATACTCCAACGGCGTCCCTCTTGAACCTGGAGCCCACAGAAAATATCGTAGAG GTCAGTCCGGCcacacagaggaggatcagGGCTTCCCTGTCTGATCTGGACACCGAGGAGGCGATAGAGAACCTCTCCGTCCGCCAGCTCAAAGAGATTCTCGCCAGGAACTTCGTCAATTACTCCGGCTGCTGCGAGAAGTGGGAGCTGCTGGAGCGAGTGCACCGGCTCTACAGAGAAAACGAGCTGAACAGGAAATCGA TGGAAAATGTGAGCATAACTACAG ACGGTGTCAAAGCTCAGCTGACTGCCGACGAAAACCTGTGTCGCATCTGCATGGACGCCATCATAGACTGCGTGCTGCTGGAGTGCGGCCACATGGTCACCTGCACCAAATGTGGAAAGCGGATGAGCGAGTGCCCCATCTGCAGGCAGTACGTGGTGCGGGCCGTGCACGTCTTCAAGTCCTAA